A section of the Choristoneura fumiferana chromosome 5, NRCan_CFum_1, whole genome shotgun sequence genome encodes:
- the LOC141427832 gene encoding uncharacterized protein: MSSIRLLLFTTLLLLAVTSIESAPFFDALYDAINGNGRRSYGYSGYGNPNYGYQNAYPGYGYNGYGNVERHPRKQADKSWKDICKVHYPDAIGGVPGRAGVVCPY; the protein is encoded by the coding sequence ATGTCTTCCATACGCCTCCTGCTCTTCACAACCCTTCTGCTTCTAGCAGTAACGTCCATCGAAAGTGCTCCGTTCTTCGACGCTCTCTACGATGCTATCAACGGTAACGGAAGAAGATCATATGGATACAGTGGATACGGAAACCCGAATTATGGTTACCAGAACGCTTACCCCGGTTACGGCTACAATGGTTACGGGAATGTGGAAAGACACCCAAGGAAACAAGCTGATAAGTCTTGGAAAGATATTTGCAAAGTCCACTACCCAGATGCCATTGGTGGTGTGCCGGGCAGGGCGGGAGTTGTGTGTCCCTACTGA